GCAGTGGGAGCTCCAGCTCTGATATAAGTCCCCTTTGAAGTCGGGGATGTCACTTAATCTCACTGCTTTGTGGTTTGCTCCATTTTATGTGTCTGCTAATAAATATTGTAGCATGCTAAAAATAACTGTTAAACATGAAGAAAGAAGTAAAGCTACTTTGGGCCCTGAATTTCCAGTTTAATGCGCTTCTCAGGCTTTCTCAAACAGGTTTAGCAGTGCCGGGGCTGCGCGGTCAGTTGTGGCTTTTCGGGGTGGTGCTGCcatcccagggcagagctggtggCAGGAGGTGTCACAGGGCAGGACAGTGATGGGCAGGAGAGCTGCTGCTCTCAAGTGCCACATCAAGGGTGGAAGCTCCTTGCAGAGGATGAGAGAGGAGAAAGCCCCTGGTTTGGGGAGCTGGGGACATCTCTCACCCTCTGTGCTCGGGGATGCTGCTGGATGTGGCCAAGcatcagccctgcagccccaggtgTTGCTCTGAATCCTCCCACCTGCCACGCTTGCGTTGCACAGGTCAGCCTGTGCCGCTTCCATGCCCATTCGGCGCTGGCAAAGCCCCGAGTGGTGCAGCTGAGCTGGCAGAGGTTCCGttggcagagctggagctgctgccagaTCAGGAGCTCTCACTGCTGCATCTGCAGCTCCTCGGGATGCACCGGCCGCCCCCCGTCCCCTCGCTGCTTGTGGCCGGCACCAGGGTGCTCCACGGGCTGGGTTCCTGGCGGGTTGTGCACCGCGGTGGCTGGGGGGGGAAGGGATgagtggggggctgtgggggccatTTGCAGCCCTGGGTGATGGGGAGGCCGCCGGTGCCGCGGCGCGGGCGCCCGTTTGGTGAGCGGGCGGCTGCTCACGGTGCAGCTCGTCCTGCCACCCGTGCGCGGCTGCCCACGCGCTGACTCAGCGCCTCTGCGTGGGGGCTCCGATGAGTAAGGGCGGGTTGGAGGGGCCGCGCAGGCACGTGTGGGCGTGTCCTGTGCTGGGGGGCCTCTGCAGGCACGGCCGCCCCGCCAGCCCCACGGCCGTGGTGCTGCCCCCTCTCCAGAGGATGCTGCAGCATCCCCTGCCCCGTGCACGGAGGCGCAGAGCAGCGATGGCAGCTGCCTCTCTGCTTCTTTCCCCTCCAGTACATTGAAGCCATCAGCAACAAGCAAGGCGAGCTGGAGAACTACGTCTCTGACGGCTACAAGACGGCTCTCACGGAAGAGCGGAGACGGTTCTGCTTCCTGGTAGAGAAACAGTGTGCGGTAGCCAAGAGCGCCATCACCTACCACGCCAAGGTGAGCTGGAGCCGCCGGGCTGCACCGGCACCAGGCGGATGCTCCTGTCCTGACCTGCTGCTGACAGATCAGGCTGAGATTCCAAAAGCTGCACCTGGCTCCCCCTGACCCCCACCTTAGCCCTGGCTTTAGCAAAGGCAAGGATTAAACCAGAGATTAAACTGCTGCTGCAAACCCCTCTTGCCTGCTCCCAGCAGCCTGTGGGGCTGGCGCTGCTGCCTTGCCAGCCGGGGAGCGCGGATCCCAGCGCTGGGCCCAAGCAGAATCATCTAGACAGGGGCTGGGAACGCCGGTGCTGCCCCCACAGCCTCGTGCTCCCGCTCTGGTTGTTCCCCGCCACCACCCCCCATCGCTCGCAGCACCCATCTGTCACCGCCACACTTGGCACTGGCAAGAAGGAGTTTGGATTAGTCAGCACTGTCCTCGCACTGCAGGATGGATCCACGTTTCGCATCTGTGAACCCCTCCTGTAGTGCGGAATGGGGAAAAAATCCACCCCCAGGAAGGGGGGTGAGCGGGCACAGGGTGCAGGCACCTGCTGTGGAACGGCAAAGCCAAAGACTTCTTGCAGCAGCACGTGGAGGGGGGTTTTACAGAAGGGATTTGCAGGTGGTTCGTCCAGAGCGGGGTGGGCGTACGTGCGATGTGGGCGCCCGGCCCGCACCAGCCCGGCAGCCGGCGTGGGCTGTGCCGGCTGAAAACGCCGTCCCGCTGCTGCCTGCGGCTCCGTGGGGGCTGCGAGCCGGTGGCCCATTGCAGGGAAACGCTCTGGGACTTGGAAATTGGCTTTAAGAGAGGCTGAGGAGTGAGCTCAGGGTAGTTTGGAACATTCCCTCCCTCGGCTGGTTGTGTGGTGGGATGCTCACTCACACAGTGTGGCTGTGTCACCTGAATAAGGGCACGCTGAGCCCACCTTCTCCCCCACCATGGCAGCCGGTGCTGCAGGTCCTGCCCgcgggcagggagcagcaggttTAGCCCCAGGGCAGTGGGGCCGGAGGGAGATGAAttaccttttccttccctcctttccatTTTTCATGGCACCTTCCTGGCTCAGCTGCTGTCAGAACCTGCAAGCAGCGAGTCCCTGTGTTTGATCAATCCCTGTGTTTGATCGGTCCCTGTGTTTGATCCGGTCCCTGTGTTTGATCCTCTCCCTGCCATGCACAGAAGAGCCTGTCAGTCCCGTGCCCAGGGTCAGCCCAGCTCCGGAGCCGCGCGGTGCTGCCTGGGGAGGGGTGCAGAGCTGGGGGGCTTTCCCGCAGCCCCGTGTCCTCATGCCTCGTTTCTCTGTGTTGCAGGGGAAGGAGATGCTGACGCAGAAGCTGCCGCTGTGGCAGCAATCCTGCTCGGATCCCAACAAGATCCCGGAGCGCGCCATCCAGCTGATGCAGCAGATGGCTGCCAGCAGCAACGGCACCATCATGCCGAGCCCTCTGTCTACATCCAAATCCAACCTCATCATCTCTGACCCCATCCCTGGTGCCAAACCTCTCCCTGTCCCCCCGGAGCTGGCACCTTTTGTAGGAGTAAGTATCCCCATGGTAGACATTGTGCTGCCCTTCTGAACAAAGCTGGAGGGACGAGCCCAAGCCGGTGTCACCGCCGTCTTCATCAAGTTGCCTTTTGATGGATGTCACTGCACAGGGGTGGGCAGCTCTGGGCACTTGCTGCCCTGGGATGCAGGAAGGAGCCTGGGTGGGATGGGCAGCCTGTCCCGTCCCATTCCATCCCGCCAGGGTTGCTGAGCTCTggaggggcaggggctgcagcgggtcccaggggggtttggggaaccCGTGAGCTGGGCTCACCTGACCAGGCTGGTCCCAGTCAGGCTGGTCCCGGAGCTGTGAGGCTGAACTGAGCTACCCCAGCAACTGCAGGAGAAGGTGCTTGGAGTGACCCCTGGGATGAAAGACCTTTCAGAAAAGGAGTCCCCCTGATGTGGGGGCACGAGCTGCTCAGCAGAGCTCAGGGGGGATTTACCAGGTGCAAGGCAGCTTGGAGCAGTAAAATACCATTGAGAGGACCCCACTGCTCCCCCCAGAGCAGTTTGTCTCAGATGGGGAACTAAACCCAAGAGGCTGAAGCTCTGATCTGCTGTGAAGCACCTTCCCCGGGGCTGTGTCCTGCTGCGGGAGCTGTGCTGGGATGCCCTAATGAAGATGTTCCCCATCtgtcccccctcctctcctctctccgtAGCGCATGTCGGCGCAGGAGGCCATGCCGGTGATGAACGGAGCCTCAGGCCCAGACAGCGATGGGTACAACCACTGGTCTGAGATGAAGTCAGCACAGCCCAAATCTTTATCTCCTCCCCAGCCTCAGAAGCAGCTGAGTGACTCTTACTCCAATACACTCCCAGTTCGCAAAAACGTGCCACCGAAAAACAGCTACGCGTCAGGTGAGGTTCTGTCCTGCCCGTCCAGCTGCCGGGGTGCTGGCTGTGCCAGTCGCTGGGTCCGGTGGTGGCTGCAGTGAGCACAGTGAGTGAGGATGCTGgtggtgctgggacagggaccgGCCACATGGCCCTGGGGTCAGGGAATGAGCAGAGCCAGGGTCTGCTATGGGGTTTTGGGTGGATTTCAGCCAACAGACAGCACCTCCAGGAGGGAATTCTTGAGGGGTCTTGCgcagggaggctgctcccttggcTGTGGGTGATGCCAGGAGCAGTGGGCAGATCCTGCTCGTTAAGCTGCGAGTAGGATACTGAAGGTTTTATTGGCACCTGGGGAAGATAAGCAAGGTTAGGGACCTCTCCCTGCTTGTGCTGGGGTTTGGCCATGGGGTAAGGACTTGGGGCACTCATTGGTCTCTGTCTTCCACCAGCCGAAAACAAGACGCTGCCACGCTCCAGCTCCATGGCCGCAGGGCTTGAGAGGAACGGCAGGACGAGGGTGCAGGCCATTTTCTCGCACGCTGCCGGAGATAACAGCACCCTCCTGAGCTTCAAGGAGGGTGACCTGATCACGCTGCTGGTGCCGGAGGCCAGGGATGGCTGGCACTACGGAGAGAGCgagaaaacaaaaatgtgagTGCTGCGGCCGCTCCTGGATCCTCCCCAGACAGGTGTGGGTTTGGCTTCattccctgcctttgccttccaGGAGGGGCTGGTTTCCTTTCTCCTACACGCGGGTCCTCGACAGCGATGGCAGCGAGCGGGTCCACACAAGGTAGGAGCGTCACCCAGCCCCGCACCGGGGGGTCCCCTCCGAGGGTGCCGGGGCAGCTCGGGCGTCCCAGCGCAGGGTGGCTGGTGCTGACACCTCTGGTCTGCGTGTCccccccagcctgcagcaggggAAGAGCAGCAGCACGGGCAATCTGCTGGACAAGGACGACATCGCCCTCCCGCCGCCCGACTACGGCATGGGCTCCCAGGCCTTCCCGGCACAGGGCGGCAACACCTTCAAGCAGCGGCCGTACAGCGTGGCCGTGCCCGCCTTCTCCCAGGTGAGCCCGCGCCAGCGGGGGCTTCTCCCATGCCGGGGGGTTATTTTATAAATGGGAGGCGCTTGAGTAGAGCCCCGGGCAACGGTCACTGCTGGAGCCTGGCGCGTGGTGACCCAGCTGGCTGTGGCTCCCCCATCCTGCCCGTGGTTTTAAGTCAAGAGGATGAAATGCGGTTATAAATCAGAAGGATAAAACGTGTTAAAGCCCATCCTGAGTCCCGGCATGGCGTGGGCAGCGTGTGGGTGAGGAGGGCTGCTCTCCAACCTGTGTTCGTTGTTTTAGGACTACCTAATGCCCTATGGGTGTGCAATTAAAGACTATTCCAGTGGCCTCTGCCAACCGCCCTCCGCTCACTACAAGCCTTACACTAGGTCGACAGCTGTAAGTCCGAACGCACGCAATGTTTCCCTTGGGATTTACAGGCATTTGGCCGTTTTTGCCTGGTGACCCATGTGCCTTGCCCGGGTCCCCGTCTCCTGCCCAGCATCTCTCGTGGGGAGCAGGGCCGGGGATGGGGGAGACAGGAGAGCCGTGGGTGGGGAGGACCAGCTGGTTTGGCTCACCTGGGCAGAGCGGGCAAGGCACAGGGAGCGAATGGCACAAAACGGCACCGTAAACGCCCAAAGGACAACACTTGCTGACTCCGTGGGAGCCTCCCACCAGAAACGAGCTGTTCACAGGCAGCTGGAAGCGTTTTCTCTGGCACGTGCCAATTCAAGCCGGTGACGGTCTCTTGGGAACATGCAGGGCTGGGGCAGACCCGGCCAGGGCTGCCCCCTCCGGCAGTTTCCGAAACGAGCTCAGGGCCTCTCGGATAAGGAGTTGGGGAGGACGTGTGTGTGTAGGACATCAGCTTCACCCAGGATCTGCTGGCGCAATGGGGCTTTTCCGCCAGAAAGAGCCTGGTGGGCTGAGCCACGGTGGCTTCTGCGGAGCACTCGGATGTGCTGGCAGATGGGGAGAGGATGAGGAGGGGGAGAGAGTGATGTgggagagaggcagcagcttcagTCGGGGTCTGGTCCTCTCTGCGGCCCCACTTCTCACTGTTTGCCGGGTTTTCTCAGCAGGGTTTGTTGctggatttggggtttggggacagttcctgggacagtggggacatgggtcTCTGACCCCTGGTTGTGTGACCGTCTGGGGCCAGCATCTCCCATTCCTTCCTGGAGCGATCCCATGTACGTCAcggagagcagagctgctctgtgGCCACGTCCCAGGACAGGTCCTTGCCCAGGGAGCGATGTCCTCAAGGGACGTCCTCTGAGCCCGTTCCCTTCCCCGCTGCAAAGGCCGTTCGGTACTGGCTGAAAGGAGAAAATAGTCCAAAACCCTGTGGGTTTCTGGTGGGAGTTAATACAGAGAAACACCTCTTTCCACTGAACATTTCACTGATGTCTCAGACTTGTTCGATCCCTTCCAAGCGCGTTGTATCTCGGCGGCAGCTGGAGCTCCGCGCCacgcggggctggcggagcagagCGGGGCTGTCCCGCTGCCGTCGGGCTCCGAAGAGAGCGGTGCCACTGTGCTCTCTGCTGTCTACATCCTGTTCAAATCATCTCCATACCTCCCTTTCCAAATGCATCGGCTCTTGACCCTGGAATCCCCAGGTCCTGATGCACTTTGGTCTGTTCGTGTGACCCTCCAGTGGCACCTGAACGGGCgcagcccctgtcccccccttaccgtgcttcctcccctcctctccgcAGGGTCTCGATGACTACGGGACGAGGTCCGTCAGCAGGTAAGACTGAACCTTCCTGTTGCGttacctgacagtgaactcttgGTGTTAGCTCTGGGTGAAGCCCTGGGGCcgggtccccaggggggtccctgcGCGGCTCCCCGGGGGACAGGTGGtcgctgggatggggacaggcggTGGAGAACACGTTGCAGGTCTGGTCTGTGAGCACAAAGGGACCCAGCGTCTCCCGGGGACAGCCCCAGTGTTCGTGACTTGTACCCCACAGGGGATCGTGCTCCTCTGGACAGTGAAATGTCCCCAGGCTCCTCTCTAGGGACAGCGGGGCTGTGGAGAGTACGCGGGATCCTTCCCTGGCACCTTCTCCCACCCCGCGGCTCCTCCATCCCCATTCCCTGTGCCTTGAGGCCGCCCTGTCTCGCTCTCGGGGACAAACCCCAGGGCAGGGGTTGAGCTGGCGGCTCGGCGGGTGCTGGTGTCCCCGGGGTGCCATGCCGGGAGCCGTGCTCCTGGGCACGGTGCCGCTCGCGGCGCTGCAGCGTCCCGGCCCCCCCGGCAGTGTCCTGTGCTTTGTTccgcagcggcagcagcagtttggtatCCACGGTGTGAGGACACCTTGGCTCGTGGCGGCCCCTTGCTGCTTGGAAGagctttctgcttcttttcctccccttttatttctttccccttcGTTTCTCTTTCTCCACTCCTTTTGGATTTTAAACTCTTGTGATCTTCAAGGAAACCATGGTGCTTCTCCACCCCTCCCTGGTGTTCACAGTGCCCTTGTTTCTGAAGCCTTTTCAGAGCAGAACCTGCCGCTCGGTCTGTGCTCGCTCCCCAGCAGCCTGGATGCAGTTGACACTGTAGTGGGACCCGGTTTTTGTTCTCCCGTGTGAATGTTAGCGATGCACTGTCCCCCGGGCTGCACGCCGGCCACCTCGCGCCAGCCGGGACCAAACCTCCCCGACCGGCACAAATATGCATGGCCTCTGGTGTCCGTACTGTTACCCAGCATCCGGGCTGCCCGCGATGCCGCTCCCGCGGGGAAAGGGCTGCAGCCCCCGCGCCCCCGGCCCATCCGCTTCCACCCCCGCCCCGCGCGGGGCTCTGGGCGAAGCGGATGGCGCGGAGCTCCGCGGGGAAAGGGCTGGGGTCCCGCCGGCCGTGGGGCAGCCGGCAGCCCCCCGAGAAGGGTTACTCCTGcttgttttataaatatatatatatatatttttttgtagcAAGGTATTGTTACCTCACGTCAGCACTGGGGGCTGGTGCGGAGCTGTCTGAGGATGCGCTCGCATCCCTAAACCCGGCTTAAGCGAGGCAGTCCCGGCTCTGTGCCGGGGTCCAGCGCTCGGggtcccgctcccgccgccgagCCCGCGGTGCCCGTGGCCGTCTCCACCGCAAAGCTGTCCACGCTTCCTTTTTCTGGTGTGATTTTTAAGACCTCTGACATTGCCTGTTTACCAGGACACTGCTGgcaatacagacacacacacacggacgagattttttgttttctatacTCGCCCATGGGCATATTGTGACACGACCCTCCTGCACCGATGTCCGAATTTTGCTAAGGATTTTTAACCCAGGATATTTCATGCCGAA
The window above is part of the Patagioenas fasciata isolate bPatFas1 chromosome 18, bPatFas1.hap1, whole genome shotgun sequence genome. Proteins encoded here:
- the BAIAP2 gene encoding BAR/IMD domain-containing adapter protein 2 isoform X9; this translates as MVLPGPPSMSRSEEVHRLTENVYKTIMEQFNPSLRNFISMGKTYEKALASMTYAAKGYFDALVKMGELASESQGSKELGDVLFQMAEVHRQIQNQLEEMLKSFHNELLTQLEQKVELDSRYLSAALKKYQTEQRSKGDSLDKCQAELKKLRKKSQGSKNPQKYSDKELQYIEAISNKQGELENYVSDGYKTALTEERRRFCFLVEKQCAVAKSAITYHAKGKEMLTQKLPLWQQSCSDPNKIPERAIQLMQQMAASSNGTIMPSPLSTSKSNLIISDPIPGAKPLPVPPELAPFVGRMSAQEAMPVMNGASGPDSDGYNHWSEMKSAQPKSLSPPQPQKQLSDSYSNTLPVRKNVPPKNSYASAENKTLPRSSSMAAGLERNGRTRVQAIFSHAAGDNSTLLSFKEGDLITLLVPEARDGWHYGESEKTKMRGWFPFSYTRVLDSDGSERVHTSLQQGKSSSTGNLLDKDDIALPPPDYGMGSQAFPAQGGNTFKQRPYSVAVPAFSQDYLMPYGCAIKDYSSGLCQPPSAHYKPYTRSTAGLDDYGTRSVSRNPFANVQLKPTVTNDRSAPLIS
- the BAIAP2 gene encoding BAR/IMD domain-containing adapter protein 2 isoform X8, translated to MVLPGPPSMSRSEEVHRLTENVYKTIMEQFNPSLRNFISMGKTYEKALASMTYAAKGYFDALVKMGELASESQGSKELGDVLFQMAEVHRQIQNQLEEMLKSFHNELLTQLEQKVELDSRYLSAALKKYQTEQRSKGDSLDKCQAELKKLRKKSQGSKNPQKYSDKELQYIEAISNKQGELENYVSDGYKTALTEERRRFCFLVEKQCAVAKSAITYHAKGKEMLTQKLPLWQQSCSDPNKIPERAIQLMQQMAASSNGTIMPSPLSTSKSNLIISDPIPGAKPLPVPPELAPFVGRMSAQEAMPVMNGASGPDSDGYNHWSEMKSAQPKSLSPPQPQKQLSDSYSNTLPVRKNVPPKNSYASAENKTLPRSSSMAAGLERNGRTRVQAIFSHAAGDNSTLLSFKEGDLITLLVPEARDGWHYGESEKTKMRGWFPFSYTRVLDSDGSERVHTSLQQGKSSSTGNLLDKDDIALPPPDYGMGSQAFPAQGGNTFKQRPYSVAVPAFSQDYLMPYGCAIKDYSSGLCQPPSAHYKPYTRSTAGLDDYGTRSVSRGSLCPGVSNLPSLSLAAPMLKWPGFEVPLPVVKTPLPTSS
- the BAIAP2 gene encoding BAR/IMD domain-containing adapter protein 2 isoform X4, producing MVLPGPPSMSRSEEVHRLTENVYKTIMEQFNPSLRNFISMGKTYEKALASMTYAAKGYFDALVKMGELASESQGSKELGDVLFQMAEVHRQIQNQLEEMLKSFHNELLTQLEQKVELDSRYLSAALKKYQTEQRSKGDSLDKCQAELKKLRKKSQGSKNPQKYSDKELQYIEAISNKQGELENYVSDGYKTALTEERRRFCFLVEKQCAVAKSAITYHAKGKEMLTQKLPLWQQSCSDPNKIPERAIQLMQQMAASSNGTIMPSPLSTSKSNLIISDPIPGAKPLPVPPELAPFVGRMSAQEAMPVMNGASGPDSDGYNHWSEMKSAQPKSLSPPQPQKQLSDSYSNTLPVRKNVPPKNSYASAENKTLPRSSSMAAGLERNGRTRVQAIFSHAAGDNSTLLSFKEGDLITLLVPEARDGWHYGESEKTKMRGWFPFSYTRVLDSDGSERVHTSLQQGKSSSTGNLLDKDDIALPPPDYGMGSQAFPAQGGNTFKQRPYSVAVPAFSQGLDDYGTRSVSRNPFANVQLKPTVTNDRSAPLIS
- the BAIAP2 gene encoding BAR/IMD domain-containing adapter protein 2 isoform X6; the protein is MVLPGPPSMSRSEEVHRLTENVYKTIMEQFNPSLRNFISMGKTYEKALASMTYAAKGYFDALVKMGELASESQGSKELGDVLFQMAEVHRQIQNQLEEMLKSFHNELLTQLEQKVELDSRYLSAALKKYQTEQRSKGDSLDKCQAELKKLRKKSQGSKNPQKYSDKELQYIEAISNKQGELENYVSDGYKTALTEERRRFCFLVEKQCAVAKSAITYHAKGKEMLTQKLPLWQQSCSDPNKIPERAIQLMQQMAASSNGTIMPSPLSTSKSNLIISDPIPGAKPLPVPPELAPFVGRMSAQEAMPVMNGASGPDSDGYNHWSEMKSAQPKSLSPPQPQKQLSDSYSNTLPVRKNVPPKNSYASAENKTLPRSSSMAAGLERNGRTRVQAIFSHAAGDNSTLLSFKEGDLITLLVPEARDGWHYGESEKTKMRGWFPFSYTRVLDSDGSERVHTSLQQGKSSSTGNLLDKDDIALPPPDYGMGSQAFPAQGGNTFKQRPYSVAVPAFSQGLDDYGTRSVSSPDVEVARF
- the BAIAP2 gene encoding BAR/IMD domain-containing adapter protein 2 isoform X7; the protein is MVLPGPPSMSRSEEVHRLTENVYKTIMEQFNPSLRNFISMGKTYEKALASMTYAAKGYFDALVKMGELASESQGSKELGDVLFQMAEVHRQIQNQLEEMLKSFHNELLTQLEQKVELDSRYLSAALKKYQTEQRSKGDSLDKCQAELKKLRKKSQGSKNPQKYSDKELQYIEAISNKQGELENYVSDGYKTALTEERRRFCFLVEKQCAVAKSAITYHAKGKEMLTQKLPLWQQSCSDPNKIPERAIQLMQQMAASSNGTIMPSPLSTSKSNLIISDPIPGAKPLPVPPELAPFVGPQKQLSDSYSNTLPVRKNVPPKNSYASAENKTLPRSSSMAAGLERNGRTRVQAIFSHAAGDNSTLLSFKEGDLITLLVPEARDGWHYGESEKTKMRGWFPFSYTRVLDSDGSERVHTSLQQGKSSSTGNLLDKDDIALPPPDYGMGSQAFPAQGGNTFKQRPYSVAVPAFSQGLDDYGTRSVSSGSSSLVSTV
- the BAIAP2 gene encoding BAR/IMD domain-containing adapter protein 2 isoform X2, with the translated sequence MVLPGPPSMSRSEEVHRLTENVYKTIMEQFNPSLRNFISMGKTYEKALASMTYAAKGYFDALVKMGELASESQGSKELGDVLFQMAEVHRQIQNQLEEMLKSFHNELLTQLEQKVELDSRYLSAALKKYQTEQRSKGDSLDKCQAELKKLRKKSQGSKNPQKYSDKELQYIEAISNKQGELENYVSDGYKTALTEERRRFCFLVEKQCAVAKSAITYHAKGKEMLTQKLPLWQQSCSDPNKIPERAIQLMQQMAASSNGTIMPSPLSTSKSNLIISDPIPGAKPLPVPPELAPFVGPQKQLSDSYSNTLPVRKNVPPKNSYASAENKTLPRSSSMAAGLERNGRTRVQAIFSHAAGDNSTLLSFKEGDLITLLVPEARDGWHYGESEKTKMRGWFPFSYTRVLDSDGSERVHTSLQQGKSSSTGNLLDKDDIALPPPDYGMGSQAFPAQGGNTFKQRPYSVAVPAFSQGLDDYGTRSVSRGSLCPGVSNLPSLSLAAPMLKWPGFEVPLPVVSKLTVSGVRALGVLALGPRGDGATALLPPCTRLSASPPWVTACPHSVAGGPGLTALHPHGSSLRGR
- the BAIAP2 gene encoding BAR/IMD domain-containing adapter protein 2 isoform X1, whose amino-acid sequence is MVLPGPPSMSRSEEVHRLTENVYKTIMEQFNPSLRNFISMGKTYEKALASMTYAAKGYFDALVKMGELASESQGSKELGDVLFQMAEVHRQIQNQLEEMLKSFHNELLTQLEQKVELDSRYLSAALKKYQTEQRSKGDSLDKCQAELKKLRKKSQGSKNPQKYSDKELQYIEAISNKQGELENYVSDGYKTALTEERRRFCFLVEKQCAVAKSAITYHAKGKEMLTQKLPLWQQSCSDPNKIPERAIQLMQQMAASSNGTIMPSPLSTSKSNLIISDPIPGAKPLPVPPELAPFVGRMSAQEAMPVMNGASGPDSDGYNHWSEMKSAQPKSLSPPQPQKQLSDSYSNTLPVRKNVPPKNSYASAENKTLPRSSSMAAGLERNGRTRVQAIFSHAAGDNSTLLSFKEGDLITLLVPEARDGWHYGESEKTKMRGWFPFSYTRVLDSDGSERVHTSLQQGKSSSTGNLLDKDDIALPPPDYGMGSQAFPAQGGNTFKQRPYSVAVPAFSQGLDDYGTRSVSRGSLCPGVSNLPSLSLAAPMLKWPGFEVPLPVVSKLTVSGVRALGVLALGPRGDGATALLPPCTRLSASPPWVTACPHSVAGGPGLTALHPHGSSLRGR
- the BAIAP2 gene encoding BAR/IMD domain-containing adapter protein 2 isoform X3 — its product is MVLPGPPSMSRSEEVHRLTENVYKTIMEQFNPSLRNFISMGKTYEKALASMTYAAKGYFDALVKMGELASESQGSKELGDVLFQMAEVHRQIQNQLEEMLKSFHNELLTQLEQKVELDSRYLSAALKKYQTEQRSKGDSLDKCQAELKKLRKKSQGSKNPQKYSDKELQYIEAISNKQGELENYVSDGYKTALTEERRRFCFLVEKQCAVAKSAITYHAKGKEMLTQKLPLWQQSCSDPNKIPERAIQLMQQMAASSNGTIMPSPLSTSKSNLIISDPIPGAKPLPVPPELAPFVGRMSAQEAMPVMNGASGPDSDGYNHWSEMKSAQPKSLSPPQPQKQLSDSYSNTLPVRKNVPPKNSYASAENKTLPRSSSMAAGLERNGRTRVQAIFSHAAGDNSTLLSFKEGDLITLLVPEARDGWHYGESEKTKMRGWFPFSYTRVLDSDGSERVHTSLQQGKSSSTGNLLDKDDIALPPPDYGMGSQAFPAQGGNTFKQRPYSVAVPAFSQGLDDYGTRSVSRGSLCPGVSNLPSLSLAAPMLKWPGFEVPLPVVKTPLPTSS
- the BAIAP2 gene encoding BAR/IMD domain-containing adapter protein 2 isoform X5, with the protein product MVLPGPPSMSRSEEVHRLTENVYKTIMEQFNPSLRNFISMGKTYEKALASMTYAAKGYFDALVKMGELASESQGSKELGDVLFQMAEVHRQIQNQLEEMLKSFHNELLTQLEQKVELDSRYLSAALKKYQTEQRSKGDSLDKCQAELKKLRKKSQGSKNPQKYSDKELQYIEAISNKQGELENYVSDGYKTALTEERRRFCFLVEKQCAVAKSAITYHAKGKEMLTQKLPLWQQSCSDPNKIPERAIQLMQQMAASSNGTIMPSPLSTSKSNLIISDPIPGAKPLPVPPELAPFVGRMSAQEAMPVMNGASGPDSDGYNHWSEMKSAQPKSLSPPQPQKQLSDSYSNTLPVRKNVPPKNSYASAENKTLPRSSSMAAGLERNGRTRVQAIFSHAAGDNSTLLSFKEGDLITLLVPEARDGWHYGESEKTKMRGWFPFSYTRVLDSDGSERVHTSLQQGKSSSTGNLLDKDDIALPPPDYGMGSQAFPAQGGNTFKQRPYSVAVPAFSQGLDDYGTRSVSSGSSSLVSTV